The Pongo pygmaeus isolate AG05252 chromosome 20, NHGRI_mPonPyg2-v2.0_pri, whole genome shotgun sequence sequence GATTCACTACAAGGTCCAAGTACTTGGGAAGCTTTCCAGAGATTACTTGTACTTTCTAATCTGCCCAGTGTAACAACAGACACTACCATGTGGCATATCCTCACAGTTTTCATCAGTCACTCACATGTGCTCAAGGAATGCAGACCACTGTGCTCACCAAATTCTGAAGggaataatataataaaagcctATTGACGGTCCTCTTCCATCTTGCTGAACTGTTCAAGGCAAAGACAAAACCCAACTTTGACCAAGAAGAGCAATCTGGATTCTTATAGCCCATGGAGGTTTACCTTcttcataggttttttttttatgtgattgCCATAGTGGGATATTCCCTCCCCCACATTACCCAAGAGGGAAATGGGCTGTCTTACCATGTGCTGATGTATGTGTTCTGCCAATGTGAAGGGTGAACAGCTCCAACTTTATGTCCCCCCAGGGACATAGTATGAGATCAGAAAATAGTTCTTAGTCCTgtttgtcttaatttttattgGTTTCCAAGGTCTCCTAGGAAGGAGAGCAGAGCTGTGTGGTCCTAATCATGGTGTCAATGCCAGATTTATTTGTAGGTCCAGAGGTCTCCCTGAGAAGAGGCATTTGTGACAAACTCAAGTGCTGGGACCTGCATGAATTGTTTATTTGCAGTGATGCTCCATATTTCCTAGCACTGTTCATGTCATCTTATTTCCCAGGTCCTTCATTGTAGCCATGGGCACTGAAGGACTGAATTGGTAGGTAGGTCACTGGTTGTAAGACCTACTGGGGCCCGGTAAGAACAGTAATTGGCCCAGAGAGGTAGGTGTGATAAACAGAGTAGAAAAGATTGTAGCAAAGAAGAGTGAATGTGTCCCATCCAAAGGTGCATCCAGATATGTCTGTGTTACTATGGCTTCATGCTTTGGGGGTATATAGAAATTCTCAGGACCTCAGACCTTTGATTCTCCTTTAGCAACACATCGTCGGCATAAGGCATCTAAAGATTTTGTGGACTCTCATAACTTATGTACTGTTTTTCAGATGATTGCAGCACGGGCAGGAAAGCAGGATTTGAGAGAACATACACCTTGCCTTCCAGATATGTGGTTTTTGTGATTCACCCAGATCTGTTGTGCCAGTTAGGAATTATCTTTATTACTTCCCGTTTATTGCCACTGCTGAGAAGGCTGTCCTTCCtaacttgtgagatgaatcctTAATAATAAGTAAATCTTGTGTTATCCTATAGTCTGGTTTTCCAAAAGGAGAGGCAGACACATATTTTTGTGTGGAACCATTTATCTTAAAACATTGAGGTGCAGTTTTCATACACAAAACCTTCTATCTTTTTAAGAATTCTGCCTGTATGGTTGATTGCCCAATTAATGGGTTTTGATAGTCATGTAAGCTCAGTGTCTTGTCTTAGAAATATGTGtgtataggctgggtgcggtggctcacgcctgtaatcccagcactttgggaggccgaggcaggtggctcacctgaggtcaggagttcgagaccagcctgaccaacatggtgaaatccagtctctacttaaaatacaaaaattagccaggcgtggtggcgtccatttgtaatcccaactacacaggaggctgaggcaggaaaattgcttgaacctgggaggtggaggttgcagtgagccaaggtcgcgccattgcactccggcctggacaacagagcgacacttctcaaaaaacaaaaacaaaacagataagaaatatgtgtgtatatattctattttgtcttttcattcaccTTATTTCATAGTCTTCCaaataaaatgttcttaattttgatgaagtctaatttgtctgtttgttcttttactgttattttggtgctattaaaaaaattttattcctcggctgggcgcggtggctcatgcccgtaatcccagcactttgggaatcaccttaggtgaggagtttgagaccagcctggccaacatggcaaaaccccgttctactaaaataccaaaattagcatggcaaaaccccgttctactaaaaatacaaaaattaggtggtgggtgcctgtagtcctagctacttgggaggcttaggtgggaggattgcttgaacccgggaggcggagactgcagtgagccaagattgcgccagtatactccagcctgggtgacagagcaggactcccatctcgggaaaaaaaaaaaaaattgtgtaattATAGGAACTTTGGAAACATTGTTACTCAACTGATATACATAAGGTATTTATTTTGTAAGTTATTTGCAATATTAGAATTTCTGTCAGTCTACAGTATTTCTCTGCTGTTATTCTGACCTTACCACATTGAAAGAGTTCTTAATTTTGCTTTGCCATCCCTTACGCAtacttaatttttgttattttgccaAATTCCAGTTATCTTTAcaagatcatttttttttttaaaagagctaaCCAGACAATCAAATTTGCCCTTGTTATTCCCACTTCCTATATAGCTTGTCTGCCAAACTCTTTATGCCATTATTCTCATCAGTCTCATTCTCAGGGGTTTCTCTGAGCAAATCCATATAAAAGTGGAACTATATGACATTTCCTGCCCCATTCTCATGCATTTTTAATAggtaaatttaccattttaaatagttttaaaattatcttcactGTGTGTGCTTTGGATTTAATCCTTACTAATGATTAAGATGCTCTAAGAATCAATGTAAAACTCATTTTAAAGCCAGCAGCATAATTTTGTGAGATATGCCTGAGTATTCAAAAATCCTAACAagtcaaaaatattaattaaaatcaatGTTTAATCTTTCCAATTAAATACTTCCATTCCATAAACTTCAGAACCAAAGTTAGATACCAACAAGAGACTGAAGATAAATACAGTGTCAATAGTATCAAGGGACTAGCCCATATACTTGAAAATCTTATTAATCATCAATAAAGTATCCCACCATAAGcaaaatacacaataaaaagtCAAGATACAAATAAAGACAGGCCAATATATGAGTAGACCATtgacagaagaggaaaaacaaaaggcaatGAAAAGATATGAACTAATGTTCAAATGTATTTCAATATGAGAAATACCAGATATATTCTATATCATTTTAAacttctaaaataagaaaaactggaAAGCTGGGTAATTCTAAATATTGTCTGGGACACAGTGATACAGAAACACTTTTGTCCATCGTATGGGAGAGGAAAGGGCAATGTATAACATAATTCCAGTTACATACTAGATCACCGTATGACCTAGCCATTCAGCTGCAAGGTACATTTCTCATGTATGTCCATAAGTTTATTTGGAACATAATACTGATGACCTTATTTTTAAGGTTGAATCAAGCTGATGGTGATATATTTCATAGCAGGAAAATGGAGGAAATACATGTCCATAATCAGGATTTGAATCAAGGATGAAAGCTTCATGATGTAAAATATTACATGGCAGTTAAAAACAATTGGCTAGAGGTAAGCCCATGAAATATAGGATAGAAATACAATATTTTGCTGTAGTttgagtgaaaaagaaaaaaaaaaaagaattgtgaggtctacaataaaacataatttaaaaataataccacaaaaactccaaagaaaaaaaaccaaaacaacccaGACACTTCTTACTAGAACAGATGTTCCATGCTTCTCTCTCGGCTTCTGGTAGCCCCATGTGTTCCTTGGCTTGAAGATGttcttcctgtgtcttcacatcgTCTTCCCTCTGTACATCTGCTTCTGTGACCAAATTTCCCATTTTTATAAGGACACAGTCATAGTCAATTAGGAACTAACCTAATGGATTAACTAACATGATTACCTGAGGTTCTGAGGGTGACGACTCCAACATCTTTTTTGGAGACACAAACACTTAACATTGCCCTATGAATTTCTGCAGTTCTTCAAAGGGCAGAATGAATAATAACCACAGTAATTTCAAGATAAACAGGCTTCCATTGTGAGATGGCTTGTTTAAAGAAACTATGAATTCCCTACACTCTTCTGATCACTCTGTCGTTCACATTCATTTTAGAATTTCTCTTCCAAATCACTTCTGGtgctttcttttctgcttctttcatttccttcaatATTCTAGTTCTATTATGTTTTTATTCCGTCAGCAATTTCTTAAATTTCTCTTTTCAACCTTAAGCGGTTtttctgaaattataaaatttactgTGAACATTTCAAACATTTCCACATGTGCATGAAGTTAAAGTGAATGTTCACTGACACTCCCCTCTGCCCCCATCCCTTCCCGCCCTCTACACCCAAGGAGCAAATACCATTTAACTGGGTGAGGATCCTTCCAGACACGTTTTTTGTCTACTTACAAACATTAAGATTTCTAATTCATCTTTCATGACCGACTTGCTGAGTTAATTTACCGTCCACATTTCCTCTGAGATTTACTAACTGAAGTACACCAACTGTGAATGGTCATAACTAGTCCCACCCCCACAATCATTTCTCACAGATTAATCACAAGAGCATAGTGCTTTTTATCTAATTTGTTCATTAAATGTAACAAAGTTACAATAACAAACATGAACATGAAAACATTTTACCTccgccaggcgctgtggctcatgcctgtaatcgcagcacttcgggaggctgagaagggtggactacctgaagtcaggaattcaaggccgcctggccaacatggtgaaaccccgtctctaataaaaatacaaaaaaactagccgggcatggtggtgggcgcctataatcccagctactcgggaggctgaggcaggagaatcccttgaactcgggaggcagaggttgcagtgagctcagatggcgccactgcactccagcctgggcaacaagagtgaaactctgtctcaaaaacaaaacaaaaaccatgtttTACCTCAATCATAAACTATTTGTGGAAAACATACAAAAGTTCACAACTTTTACTGTAAGTTCAAAACTTCTACTGACTTAAAAATGGGTGCTAAACAGGTTTAGGTCAATATATTGCACCTGTTCTCATGTGTTCTTCCTATACTAGACAGTAAGTTCCTTCCCTGCTCAAGGGCAGGACCCATAGCCCAGCCATCCACTGCATCCCACTCTTCCAAGTATGACCACAACAGTGAGTGGCCATGGAGCTAAATGACAGGTGTCTCATGAGATTCTTGCCTATCACAGCAGCAAGTTCATAGTAGATCCTTGTACCAAACACTTAAGTGAAGACTGTACGGAAAGAGCTGGAAGCTAAGAAAAACCCTAGGGTGTCCTTTATCCCATGGAAAACATCACTCCTGCTTTGGGACAAACTGGGGCCTAGGTCCTCAGGCCTGGAAAGAACCCTTTGACAGCCAATATGTTTCTAGAGGGATTTCTCCAACTCTCTTGAACCCAGGGCCTTAGGGACAAGTACAGCCACAGCTACAATACATGCAGCCTTCCAGAGAGAGGATGCAGGAGGGTGGGGGTCCTCAAGAGTCAACTCTCCTTCCCACAGGACAGGAAACTGTGCACTCTgtcctgaaaaaacaaaaacagagaactcTTAACTCACCaagaattatatttataatatgtgcAAAAGGACCACAGTAAAAGGTACATGCCCACTatgaaaacatgaaatatatatgCAGTGCTTTAAAAGGTTGTGAGGAAAGCTCAAAGtgagaaaatgataattttttatttttcacacaaTACATGTTTTAACCTAAGATTATCTCATGTAGCttgaaaactaaaagaaaatctcACAAAAGGAATTTCAAATTACCAGATGCAGGctaagtacagtggctcacacctataatcccagctttttggcaagctgaggtgggtggatcacctgaggtcaggagttcgataccagcctgggcaacatggcaaaacgctgtctctactaaaaatacaaaaattatctgggcatggtagtacatgcctgtaatcccagcttcttgggaaactgaggcaggagaatcgcttgaacccgggaggcagaggttgcagtgagccaagatcgcacccctgcactccagcctaggcaacagagtaagaatccatctcaaaacacaacaaaactaaTTACCATATTCAGTGCTAGCACCAAGGGACTAAGGTCATGGTGGTTAACTACAAAACTCACGTAAACCTGCACACGTATATCCTGATTCATCTGTTAAAATGCTAGGCACTTTATTTTGTAGCAAAACTTCACGCAAATGTTTACAAGATCAGACAATGAGATTCCTCTCCATGTTGTTTTCTTGGGTTTACTGGGTTTACCATGGATTCATCTTagttgtgtgttttattttgccTGTTTTAGCTATAATTCAATCCCTAGAAAAATGCTGAGGGGGACCTAAAAATACCCCTCTACATAGGATTAAAGAATCTGATAAACACCAGAAAGAATTAGGACTCACCTGAGAAGGCCAAGCAAGTACAAAGATCACTATGTTGccagagaaaataaagacaacaaaCAAATAGAATGGAATCAGGAAAATGTGAGAGTGCTGAGCATTTGAAACCATattaggctaggtgtggtggctcacacctgtaatcccaacactttaggaggctgagcaggatgATGACTTGAGTCTAGCAGTTTGAGACAAATctggggaacacagcaagacctcatctatacaaaaaaatttaaggctgggtgcggtgactcacacctgtaatcccagcactttgggaggccaaggcaggtggatcacttgaagccaggagttccagaccagcccagccaacatggtaaaaccttgtgtctactaaaattacaaaaattagccaggcgtagtggtgtatgcctgtatcCCAAGCTACTCAGAAACTTGAGGCAAgaggaccatttgagcccaggagttcgaggttacagggagctatgatcatgccactgcaccctagcctgggtgacagagcaagtccctgtctcttaaaaaataatgagtttattaataaaaatcaaagcCTTAAACAGTCTTATGTAGTGCACATTTTAATGTGGCCATCCGTACATGGGTTCTTCTCACCCTAGATATAAAAAAGAAGTGTCACATGAAGATGTTCTCAGTATTCTAATTTCTTGTAAATTCAAGAAGctcggggggaggggggagggatagcattaggagatatacctaatgctaaatgacgagttaatgggtacagcacaccaacatggcacatgtatacatatgtaacaaacctgcacatcgtgcacatgtaccctaaaacttaaagtataataataaaatttaaaaaaaaaagaatctcatgaCACAAGCCTTCATATTTCTCACAAAGAATTACTCTCCTCATGGATATCCTCCCAGAGATGTCTGGATCAAAGGCAGCTTCCAAGAAATGTCTGAAGAGCTGCCCTCACTGTCCAACTCTGACAAAGGATGGCAGTGaatgtatgtaaaaaaaaaaaaaaaaggaataaaacccCTTTACCTCTCAAACATTCccctaccaaaaaataaaactgatctTACAGGGAAGTCTGTAAGGACAAAAAGCAGATACCTGTGACTGAAGGTTTTCATAAGTTCATAGAGAAAATCCCAAGGTGGGTCAAATTCCAGCATGGCTCTTTATAGGACAAGTAAGTGACGATCTGGTCACAGAAAGTTTTCTCACATCAATGACAATTATGTAGTAACTTTTCATTATGATTCTCAGATAGTAAGATTTTTCCTCTGGCCAAAGACTGTCCTTAATAGTTATATTTGGAATGTCTCTCTCCAGCATGAGTTCTCTGATGTTGATGGAATGCCTTCCACATTTCCCCCTGGTATGAATCCTTCTGCAATGAGTGAGAACTGAGTGGTGACTGAAGGGATCCTTACATTCACTGTATTCACAGGGCTTCTCTCCAAAGTGACTGCTCATGTGTTAGTTAAGAAAGAGCtgacaaaaaaagtgaaaagtttcCTGACATTCTTTGCACTCGAAGGACTTCTTCCTCTATTTTGGGTCCcattataaatgataaaataataacagtGGGTAAAGGCCTTGCTGTATTCATTGCAATAATAGGGTTCTCATGTATGGACCCTTTGGTGCTGCAGAAGGTGTGACCTGCGTTTGAAGGCCTTCCCACACTCGATACACTTGTAGGGCATCTCCCCAGTGTGGATGACAGAGTGCTGAATGAGGTACGTGCTCCGGTgaaaggctttcccacactggGTGCATTCATAGGGCTTCTCCCCAGTGTGAATCCGTTGGTGCTGTATGAGTTCTGAGCTGCATCTGAAGGCCTTTCCACACGCCATGCAAtcatagggcttctctccagtgtggatgATGTAGTGTTGAATTAGGTGGGCTCTATTGCTAAAGGCTTTCTCACATTCTTTGCACTCAaagggtttttctccagtgtggGTCCTATTATGGCGAATAAAAGTAGACCGGTGGGTGAAGGCCTTTCGACACTGACTGcactcatagggtttctctccagtgtggattGGATGGTGCTGCATGAGGTACGACCTGCGTTTGAAGGCCTTCCCACACTCAAGGCACTTGTATGGTTTCTCCCCAGTGTGGATGAGGTAGTGCCGAATGAGAGTTGAGCTCTggctaaaggctttcccacacgcATTGCATTCATAGGGTTTCATTCCAGTGTGAACCCTCTGATGTCGAACGAGATACCACTTCCTGTTAAAACCTTTCCCACACTGCTTGCATTTGTAGGGGTTTGTCCCTGCATGAATCAAGGCGTCTTTCCCTGGTTGCTGTGAGTCACATTCATGGAGAACATCTGCTGATAACCACTCTTGTAATGCCCTGGAGTGCAGACCATCATCTGTCCCCAAACCTTCACCTTCAAGGCTCACTTTCCCACGATGGGTCTCCTTGTGGAGGTCTGTCTCTGGTGTCACTTTACCTTTCTGCATTTCCAAAAGCCCTTCCTCATCCCTAGCTCTCCCCAACCtcgaatcacttgaggttaaaGATTCCAGAGTCAGGCTTCCCCGGAGAAAGGCCCGCTCAGATAAGACTGGCAGGTAAGTGGTTGGCTCTCTGGTATGAACTTGTGCTCTGTCACCTGAAGGGCATCAACAAAGGAGGGGTCTTTTAgtgataaaatatagaaaaacacaaaataaccaCTTCAGTaggaaaatgaagatgaaaatagtGCCTATGATACTTGCTGCATTTTTACATCTCTAACCCAGGTTACCAAATACTGCTTAAGGTCCTTGTATCCTTGACACCATTAAAGGGAAAATCTGGAGGGCAGGCTGGACCAGGGGACAGAGGATCTGGAGTAAAGACATTCCTCTTTACAGTTCAGAGTAAAGAAGAGATAATAGACTTTTGATGACATTGTCTGAAGGGCATTTGCTTGAAGAATTGAACGCTTacatccatctgacaagggattaataaccaaaatatataaggagcttaaacaactctataggaaaaaatctaataatctgatttaaaaatgggcaaaagatctgaataggcacttctcaaaagaatacatacaaatggcaaacaggtatatgaaaagctGCTCAATATAATTgaccatcaaagaaatgcaaatcaaaactacaataaggtATCATCTCATCCTAGTCAAAATGGCTTTtgtccaaaagacaggcagtaacaaatggtggcaaagatgtggaaaaaagggaaccctcatacactgttggtgggaatttcaATTAGTACAACTACcatggagaacaatttggaggttcctcaaaaaactaaaaatagagccaccatatgatccagcaatcccagtgggggtatatacccaaaagaaaaaaaaaatcagtacatcaaagagagatctgcactcccatgtttactgcagtactaggcacaatagccaagatttggaaacaatttAAGGGTCCATCAAcaatgaatggacaaagaaaatgtggtgtgtatacaCAAATGggtactatttggccataaaaaaggagatcctatcatttgcaacaacatggatggaactaaaaatcaaaacaactgaactcatggagagagagtagaaagatggttactaGAAACTGGGAATGGCAGTAGAGTGGAGGAGGGATgaagtgaggatggttaatgggtaccaaaataaagttagaaaagaatgaataagacctagtatttgacagcacaaccGGGTGGCtctagtcaacaataatttattgtatactttaaaataactaagggtataactggattgtttgtaacacaaagaagggataaatgcttgaggtgacagatacttcctttaccttgatgtgattattatgcattgtatgcctatatTAAAATATCTTATGTAACCCAAATATGTGTACACCTATGTAcccacataaattaaaaattagccaggtgtggtggtgcatgcctgtaatcccagctactcgggaggctgaggcagcagaatcgcttgaacccgggaggcggaggttccggtgagccgagattgcgccattgcactccagcctgggcaacaagagtgaaactctgtctcaaaaaagaaaaagaaaaagaaaaagaactgaagTCTTCTGGTGCTGAGAGTTTAGGGAAGTTGCACCTAacgagactggaaagaaaaagagatcatGGAAGGCTTTCTAGAGGAGATGTCCCATAAGCTGAGTCCTAAAAGATAAGCCAGAGTCATTTAGAGAGAGGAAGTGGGCAATGGGTTGAAGGTGAGGAAGTAAAAACGGGTAGATTCACCCTTTGGGCACCAGATGCCTGTTGAAACCAATATAAAAGGGTGATTAGACTtggaggaagaaaatgaagattcCAGCACAAAAGGGATGGACACACAGGAACAAATGGTACAAAATGCCTAGTGTAGTAAGATCTGACAAGTTTCTGCTGTGTCAGAAGGCACAATGCATGGCAGACAAGAGGGTACCGGAGACAGAATGACTCAATTCAAATCCTGCCTGTGTCAAGTGGATTGATACTGGAGGATGACTTTCTCCACCAGGTCTCCAATTCCTCAACTAAGAGACTAGGAGACTCAATTTCTCAGGCTGTCATGaggttaaatgagaaaatgcacagTTCTTGATGCAGCACAAGTGTTCATTAAATTGTGGGACATTacccttattattattttcattgctgtGCTGGGCAATTTGGGTAATGGCAGTGACAAGAGCAACTTCAGTGCTGTGATCTGAGGAACCTAGCAGCTGTGCTTCATAAAGTGGCCAACATCGCATGCTTAGAAGACCCGAGTGCAGCACCAGTCTCATACCTGGAATGGTGGGGATGGGAA is a genomic window containing:
- the ZNF550 gene encoding zinc finger protein 550 isoform X1 codes for the protein MAETKDAPQMLVTFKDVAVTFTREEWRQLDLAQRTLYREVMLETCGLLVSLGHRVPKPELVHLLEHGQELWTVKRGLSHPTCAGDRAQVHTREPTTYLPVLSERAFLRGSLTLESLTSSDSRLGRARDEEGLLEMQKGKVTPETDLHKETHRGKVSLEGEGLGTDDGLHSRALQEWLSADVLHECDSQQPGKDALIHAGTNPYKCKQCGKGFNRKWYLVRHQRVHTGMKPYECNACGKAFSQSSTLIRHYLIHTGEKPYKCLECGKAFKRRSYLMQHHPIHTGEKPYECSQCRKAFTHRSTFIRHNRTHTGEKPFECKECEKAFSNRAHLIQHYIIHTGEKPYDCMACGKAFRCSSELIQHQRIHTGEKPYECTQCGKAFHRSTYLIQHSVIHTGEMPYKCIECGKAFKRRSHLLQHQRVHT
- the ZNF550 gene encoding zinc finger protein 550 isoform X2; this encodes MLVTFKDVAVTFTREEWRQLDLAQRTLYREVMLETCGLLVSLGHRVPKPELVHLLEHGQELWTVKRGLSHPTCAGDRAQVHTREPTTYLPVLSERAFLRGSLTLESLTSSDSRLGRARDEEGLLEMQKGKVTPETDLHKETHRGKVSLEGEGLGTDDGLHSRALQEWLSADVLHECDSQQPGKDALIHAGTNPYKCKQCGKGFNRKWYLVRHQRVHTGMKPYECNACGKAFSQSSTLIRHYLIHTGEKPYKCLECGKAFKRRSYLMQHHPIHTGEKPYECSQCRKAFTHRSTFIRHNRTHTGEKPFECKECEKAFSNRAHLIQHYIIHTGEKPYDCMACGKAFRCSSELIQHQRIHTGEKPYECTQCGKAFHRSTYLIQHSVIHTGEMPYKCIECGKAFKRRSHLLQHQRVHT